The genomic region GCCCTGACCACCCTGACTTTTagtctgtgtgtgttcctgttcCTGCAGATGGAcactgtccatctcctctccatGTGTCTCCTCCTGTCTACAGGCTGCCTGGCTGATGGCCTGACCCACGAAAGAGGTGAGGGTGGCCAGCCCGATCAGGTACCCGTCCTCCCGGTTCCCCTCGGCCCATGGGACGTCGTGCTTCAGCTGCACACTGCTGGGCGACGGGATGGTTTTCCCAAAGTCTATCATCCAGATGCTTGCCTTACTGGTCCGGTCGTGGACAAAGAGGAGCGAGCTGCCAATCACCTGTCAGGTGAACCCAAAACATTACTGTATGACTAGTTCTGAGGCTAAATATGTTATTATTAAGTAGAGGGATAGTTGACATGTTTAAGTGGTAAATATGAACTGACCTCGTGGGCTTTGAAAAATGGTGATTCCTTCAGGGCTTCATCCAGAGCCTGAAGTCTGGAATGGTAGGCCTTCTAAGGGTGAGAACCAGAAGGGAGAGTGCAGCGTGAAAAGGAGATATATTTTAGCTATATTATTAGAGGTGTGTGAAACCTGTACGTTGTACATAATATAGGTGATGTTGATGGcgaattactgaccaggatgtgTAGCTGACTCTTGGTGAAGGAGAGGAGTGCCTCAGTGACCTGGGCTGGGGTGAGCATCTTCTTAAAGTCCCGCTGTATGCTGCCATTCTCCATCTAACATGGACACACAGGGACAAACACAGACtaagattcaatcagatcaagtgtTAACCAGCGATAGCTGACACCCGCATtgctgatgttttggcggtgtcggaggtggaactgcgttggaTCTGTCAAAtaggtgagcagctgctcttgtgatcattgtcacAAAGCCTAACCCGCCCACTCGCGTTAGAAGTTAAgaatgagaaagtgtaggctatatagaaataattacgcagggcctcccgagtggcacagcggtctaagtgctagaggcgtcactacagacccaggttcgatcccaggctgtgtcgcagccggccgcgaccgggagacctatgaggcggcgtacaattggcccagcatcgtccgggttaggggagggtttgtccGGCCGGGATGtgcttgtcccatcgcgctctagtgactccttgtggtgggccgggcgcatgcacgctgacttcggtcaccagttgtacggtgttttccccgacacattggtgcggctggcttccaggttaagacgagcagtgtgtcaagaagcagtgcggcttggcagtgtcgtgtttcggaggacacatggctctcgaccttcgcctctcccgagtccgtacgggagttgcagcgatgggacaagactgtaactaacaattggatatcacgaaactGGGGAGAAAAAggagtaaaacattttaaaaaatacgctcaaattgaaaataATTCAATAAAATAATTAGGAtttctcacattccagtgtttgaaTTTAAACAAGGCTACAATCTGGCTTTAGAACAGCTCATTCCATTGATACTTGCCTTATTTTGACCACATCAAGCAGGAAAGTGAGAAGGGGAACTATACAGGTATGGTCATGTTAGACTTTCAGAAAACTTTTGACACTGTGGACCATGATATTCTCCTGATGAAACTGAAATGCATGGGTCTAAATGATGTAGCAGTGAATTGGTTTAGGTCTTACCTGACCAACAGAACACAAGTATGTAATGTTGGTGATGTTCTGTCAGAGGCCAAAGAAATATCCTGTGGAGTACCGCAGGGAGCAATTTTAGGGCCTCTCTTATTTCTTATATACGTTAAATGATATGCCAGATACAGTAAAGTGCAAACTCCTGCTTTATGCTGATGACTCAGGGAAGGATACAGTTTACATAGAGGAGACCCTGAGTAAGGAATTGCATTTTGTTAGAGATTGGTTGACTGACAACAAATTGTCGCTACATTTGGGAAAAACTGAATCGATTTTGTTTGGAACAAAACGTAGATTGCTTAGGGCTGACAAGATAAAGGTAAACTGTGCAGGCAAGGAGATTGAATCTAAAACAAATGTAACTTATTTTGGTGTGTTCCTAGATCAATCCCTTTCTGGAGACCTGATTGCTGCTAAAATTATTTCTAAAATGGCAAACAAATAGACATTTTTATATAGTAACACTAGATATTTTAACATCAGAGTTAAGAAACTGCTTGTCTCAACCTTGATTCAGTGTCATTTTGATTAAGCCTGCTCTGCTTGGTATAGTGGGCTATCAAAAAAGCTGAAAAAGAGAATGCAGGTCATGCAACATAATGTTATCAGGTATATGCTGAATGTCCCCCATGGGACCCACATAGGGGTACAGGAGTTCTTGTTACCTTTGTATTCCAGGGTGGACCAACTTAAACTTAATCATATGTTTGACACCAGGTTATATGAAAAACCACATTGAGATGGTCTATAACCAACACAGTTACAATACCAGAGCTAGTGTTATGTCTTGTGAAATCCCAAGAGTAAACAGTACTGCAAGGAGCACGTTTTTCTATACAGGCATTTGTCTATGGAATAGCCTCCCCTTGGAGATCAAGCAAAGAAAAAGTTGAAATTGCTTTAAAAAGCAGTCAAAGGTTTTCATTTGGACAAGGTTGTCTAAGTAAGAGAAACCACTCCACTGCCCCTTGTGCTCCCTACTGTTGGTCAGgtgtatttatttgaatgataggtATGATGTGCAATGAATAGacccctctgtagctcagctggtagagcacggcgcttgtaacgccaaggtagtgggttcgatccccgggaccacccatacacaaaaatgtatgcacgcatgactgtaagtcgctttggataaaagcgtctgctaaatggcatattattatttttattatattgtTTTTTAAGGTCGAAATGTGAAATGAATATGGttgatttttaaggttagggaaaaGTGCAGTGAATAGTGCCACTTTTAGGATGTcaatataaatgaatgtatttatgggccctgtgtagctcagttggtagagcatggcgcttgaaacgccagggttgtgggttcgtttcccatggggggccagtatgaaaaaatatatatatatgtatacgcctcccgagtggcgcagtggtctaaggcattgcatcgcagtgctagctgtgccactagagatcctggttcgaatccaggctctgtcatagctggccgtgactgggagacccatggggcgacgcacaattggcccagcgtcgtccagggtaggggagggaatggccggcaggaatgtaggtcagttggtagagcatggcgtttgcaacgccagggttgtgggttcgtttcccacggggggccagtatgaaaaataaaacaaataatgtatgcactcactaactgtaagtcgctctggataagagcgtctgctaaatgactaaaatgtaaatgtaaaatgtagttccACCTCCGACATTATACAACTATTCAGATGTCgtctaaagcggatctgattgaatcagGCCCTAAAACCCTGGGACTATTGTAGACCACCAACAGTCTACATAGCCCCAGTCTACATAACCTCAGCACACTTAACCCCAATATACATAACCCAGTGAAGTTAGTAGACCCCCCCGAGAGACAGAGAGGTCGAGAACAGTCAGGACTTTTAAAATATAAATGTTGAAGTCAATAAATAAAGACTTTGGCACAAAAAAGACTTATTATCTTGATCTTGATTCTGATGTTTATTTCCCTCTGTTATCATTTAGCCAATCAGAGGACAGCAGAGGTTTGGGCGTTGAAGCCGTGTCTCTCACCATAATGCACTCGATCCTGAAGCCTAGCGTGGCGGTGGAGCTGGTGTTATCCCTCCACTGCAGGTAGCGCCACTTTGTCACGCCTCGCTGCTCATGTTCCTCCACCGTGGGGGCCGTCGGATCTACTTTTACCATCTTCTGGTACATATCAGTCCGCAGGGTGGGCTTAGTGTGTGCTTTGGTTAACTCCTCCTCCTGGTATGTCCTGAGAGCAACAGTAGCTtaattacagacacacacacacacacacacacacacacacaccagcggtGGCTGTTGGCACTTTTAATAGGGAgaacgggctcatagtaatggctggaacagaatgAATCAAATGcctggtatcaaatacatcaaacacctggttttccatgtttgattccattccattcattcctttccatccattattatgagccgtcctcccctcaccagcctcctctgacacacgcacacacacacacacacacacacacacacacacacacacacacacacacacacacacacacacacacaaacacaaacacaaacacacacacacacacacagtacctcaCGCCCATCTTGCAGTCCATGATGACAGGGTTCTTCAGGCCCCTCAGTAAGTCCTCCAGGCGGATGTAACTCTCGTTCCCCTTGGTGACCGAGCCATGATACTGCGGTACAAATGGACGCAGGGGGTCGGCCATGAGGGCCTGAAGACACACAGCCTCCACCTCACTGAAACGCTTCAGCACCTCGCCCCCTTCACTCAGCTTGAAGTTACCTAGCAACAcagaggcaggggagaggggagggtaggTGTAGTCAATATTTAACTGTAACTTCTACAATCACTAAGTAACCAATTTATCTGCAGTTGCCTCAATGCTCACATTGTAACAGAATGAGTGAATGATTTGGAGAGCTGATGATGTGGGAGTAAATGGTGAGATGTTATACAGTACATATAAAGTGATATAGCGATGTGTTTGTGTTGTTGAATGGACACGTGCCTTGATGTCCTGCTAGCTGGACCCATGAGCTCTGCCGACGCACTGACCACTGCATCAAGGTCAGGAAGGTCCTCCAGGAGCGACACTGGAGTAAATAGAATTTTCATTGTCATGTGCGCTTAAAATAGTATACTTTCTATTTCAATTGTCTTTCTCTTTAGCTTCATAATGGGCAATGTggaatactgtaggcctacactaAGGGGAGTGGGAAAGGACTGGAGGTGAAACACCCTcagcctctccccctcccctatctccatcaataGGACCCATGCAAATCCCATTCAAATTTGCCCGTGTCAAGGCTCAAGGCTCGCTTTCAAACTCATGCAAATCGCAGACAGCGGTTAGACAGAGAGGGGTTGAGAAGGGGATGGAAATTACAGACATTCTTTCATGGAGAATAAAGGCATCCACAGAAACAGATATTTACAGTGTGGGCCTACAGTGGATATGAAACCAGTGACATATTGTTGTATGCTGTATCTAGTAGGCCTATACTTGCTCTTTTCACGTTCAGTTCTCAATCTCACCCTCCTCATGGTGCTCCTCTTGCTGGCAGTGTCCTCTCCTTCGCTGAAGACCTCATCGCTCTCCGCTGAGGAGCAgttgaaggaggaagaggaggatgagacaGAGGAGTGCATGAGCATCCTGGAGAGGATGGAATGGGAGGAAGGGAGACCAGCAGGTTTCACTACAGCTCCCCTCAGAGCTCAGGCTGCTGGCACCTTCCTTCTCGCCATCCTTCCCTCTATCCCTGacactctctccttccatctttctGTCCCCTGCActttctccttccatctctctatcccctatcctctctgtctctttatcacCTGTCTGCTCTGCACTCTTCCTCTCCTCGCTCCTCTCATTCAGCACACATCCATCTTGCATCCCCTCTTCCGCTTCCATCTTTCtcatcctccactctctccatcgctctctttTCTCCATCTTTTCCCATCCCTCTGTCTTTGCTGCTGGCATGCTCCCTCCcaacctctccctcttcctcagtctccatctctccttcacgcTCCTTCTGCTCATCCTTGAATCCTTTACTCTTTCACTCTCTGACCCCTCCTGttcttttcccctctcctctcccctctcccgcaCTACACTGTCACATCTTTGAATATCAACCAAAAGGCCTTGAGTCACATGCAGTTCAGAGCCTGGTTCTGTGTCTTCCAGATGCCTGGGTCTCTCTTCTGGTCCTTTTTCATGGTCTTGTAGTTCCAGACTGTTAGAGGGTGAGTCCGGGGTAGAGAGAAGTTTGGTTTGGGGTTTCACCGTACCAAACACACTGGGTGTCCTGACACCAATGGACGGATGTTGGTCGACATCATTCAAGAGTCCAACAAATCCATCATCATTGTCATCATCCTGTTCTTCATTCCccatctccttttctttctctaCATCCTTCATTTCATCCAGAGCTGGGGGTGTTGTGTTGTCCATCATTCCCAGCTGAAAGGGTGATATTCCAGGGGATGTAATCCTGATAACTCCACTCCAATGTTAGTAGGCCTAGTGTGAAAAGATGAGTCTCTTGAGTAGAGATTATATGTTctaatgttttatatatatacagcacAAAACACACAAGCAAATTAAAGATATTTGAATATATGGTTAGGAATAAAATAGTAATGAAAAAAAGTGTAAATTCATTCACTAACAAGAGTACATGAATAAGCTATAGCTACAACACATTTTAAAAACAGGTAAAGGACAGAAAATGAAATTACAATGTCTATTTAAGTGTTGCAATAAGGATGCTGAAATACTGATAATAAAAGTTGCTTGCAGTAGCCTACCTTGTGCATCCAAAAGCATTCCCTTGATAAATCTATGTAACACTTTATGGACCCTAGGGGTTCATTAAGTCCGTAGAAATTACACCTGTACAGTCGGTAGACTGTAGTAAGATCGGACAGGCTCTAGCTCTGTCTCCCTGCGTTATCCCTGATGTGGCAGTATTTTGCATGCTGTGACGCAACAAAGTTTCCAAACATtgtggtgagtgagtgagcgtGACTGGCAGCATGTCATTGAACTGCAGGTTGACAGGAGTCTCTCTTGTTTGTGTGTTATCTAGGAAATACATCTGCATCAACATCATCTGAATAGGCCATAAGGTACtctgtcagaggaggctggtgggtggAACtatgaggacgggctcattgtaatggctggaatggaataattggaacggtatcaaacatatggaaaccctatttttgactccgttccattaattacattccagccattacaatgagcccgtcctcctatagctcctcccactagCCTCCTCTGTACTCGGTCTAGTATCCAAATAGagtcccacagtggaggtgtcataatacccataaaacctagcggtcaaccagggaaatggttccaatcatttttacaccattcatttttcccataggggattttagaaacacttaaaataaggtctgtgttttgtgtaggcttaccctggcgtgacgttttgataaccatgtaaatctctctcggacaaggtgacttttatcaatatattcggctctatttactctcatattcgaaaatgctaattggCATCAAAGTACCATTGATATGTTTACATTAAATTGACTTaattgttgcagataaaaggctgtgcgtgatgacgtagtgcacacaaaaataccttatgcggttaaataaaaatacaagtgaaatggatttccatcacattttcaactctactgatggttttctcacaacaAATGTTGCGTTATATAAGCTATTGGCACTGTGCTGCCATCttgttagaaggtaacagattattttattatagtgattaagagtgactttcattgtgttccatggtgtttagcgccccctagtggagctttctggtacttagaatTATGGACGAAAACCCGGAAGTAAAGTTGTTATTATGCACGCagacaagcagctagaaacaacgctactgtacagttctttcagtgcaactatttcttgttacgcttcagcctcggaaaatatttgtttgtaagttcaattcaagcatattgcaagtgatgataatattgttattgacagaattgcttacttatcaatgttaattggttacatttactcacgcaaattgcattgactttcatggatgccgttagctgtattagtttgatcgtgcgtcatgtaaaagaagtgtaaaacatactatagtttgttactgtttctagtgtaatatgctttgttattgtacagaggtgtttgtacattattagagtaatgaaaggagttggctagttgatactcatagagtaattatctatttggtttgtcgtcatgccagatacatggtaacttggcacttgctttgtatttatgcaacttcaacttgaaatgtataatgtacagctacagtatgtcaatgtgaattgaatactaaagtatattattttctgtatttgcagtttcacaacataaacgttttcaatacattcgttcaagaaaagtcacg from Coregonus clupeaformis isolate EN_2021a chromosome 3, ASM2061545v1, whole genome shotgun sequence harbors:
- the LOC121538086 gene encoding inositol-trisphosphate 3-kinase B-like, with the translated sequence MLMHSSVSSSSSSFNCSSAESDEVFSEGEDTASKRSTMRRKLQLNIDYTYPPLSPASVLLGNFKLSEGGEVLKRFSEVEAVCLQALMADPLRPFVPQYHGSVTKGNESYIRLEDLLRGLKNPVIMDCKMGVRTYQEEELTKAHTKPTLRTDMYQKMVKVDPTAPTVEEHEQRGVTKWRYLQWRDNTSSTATLGFRIECIMMENGSIQRDFKKMLTPAQVTEALLSFTKSQLHILKAYHSRLQALDEALKESPFFKAHEVIGSSLLFVHDRTSKASIWMIDFGKTIPSPSSVQLKHDVPWAEGNREDGYLIGLATLTSFVGQAISQAACRQEETHGEEMDSVHLQEQEHTQTKSQGGQGEATQNESTFDGTRETTSEQYSQECVL